A single genomic interval of Microbacterium sp. LWO14-1.2 harbors:
- a CDS encoding dipeptidase — MTDSPLTDPSPAGLIDGHNDLPWAARTLAGYSVEGLDDAAVLSPFQTDLPRMQEGGVRGQFWSVYAEDEPEVDAVQYTLEQIDFVHRLVRRYPDRLALAHTAADVERAGREGRIASLLGAEGGHSIGGSLATLRMFARLGVRYMTLTHNNNTPWADSATDEPQHDGLSAFGESVVREMNALGMLVDLSHVSEATMDHALRVTDSPVIFSHSSCRAITDHPRNVPDGILQRLEGNGGVIMVSFVPVFVSRDWADWFAAGQEGDAPPVTIDHVVAHLDHAREVAGIDHVGIGSDFDGFDHFPEGLADVTGFARLREALSVSGWSDADIDKVWSGNILRVLRATDDRFAAQLPA; from the coding sequence ATGACCGACTCACCGCTGACCGATCCATCGCCGGCCGGACTCATCGACGGACACAACGACCTGCCCTGGGCGGCGCGCACGCTCGCCGGCTACTCCGTCGAGGGGCTGGATGACGCCGCGGTGCTCTCCCCGTTCCAGACCGACCTGCCTCGGATGCAGGAGGGTGGCGTGCGAGGTCAGTTCTGGTCGGTCTACGCGGAGGACGAACCGGAGGTGGATGCCGTGCAGTACACCCTGGAGCAGATCGACTTCGTGCACCGCCTCGTGCGACGCTATCCGGACCGACTCGCCCTCGCGCACACGGCCGCCGACGTCGAACGCGCCGGGCGAGAGGGACGGATCGCCAGCCTGCTCGGCGCCGAGGGCGGCCACAGCATCGGCGGATCGCTCGCGACGCTGCGGATGTTCGCGCGGCTCGGTGTGCGGTACATGACCCTCACGCACAACAACAACACGCCCTGGGCCGACTCCGCGACCGACGAACCGCAGCACGACGGGCTGAGCGCGTTCGGCGAGTCGGTCGTGCGCGAGATGAACGCCCTCGGCATGCTCGTCGATCTCTCGCACGTGTCGGAGGCGACGATGGACCACGCGCTGCGCGTCACCGACTCGCCCGTCATCTTCAGCCACTCGTCGTGCCGGGCGATCACCGACCATCCGCGGAACGTGCCCGACGGCATCCTGCAGCGGCTGGAAGGCAACGGCGGTGTGATCATGGTCTCGTTCGTCCCCGTCTTCGTGTCGCGCGACTGGGCCGACTGGTTCGCCGCCGGACAGGAAGGCGACGCGCCGCCGGTGACCATCGACCACGTCGTGGCGCACCTCGACCACGCCCGAGAGGTCGCCGGCATCGACCACGTGGGCATCGGCAGCGACTTCGACGGGTTCGACCACTTCCCCGAGGGACTCGCAGACGTCACGGGGTTCGCACGGCTGCGCGAGGCCCTCTCGGTGTCCGGATGGTCGGATGCCGACATCGACAAGGTCTGGTCGGGCAACATCCTGCGGGTGCTGCGCGCGACGGACGACCGGTTCGCGGCGCAACTGCCCGCGTAG
- a CDS encoding LCP family protein: MRRPETPPSPAADSVDSAAPAASLPRRRRRRRAIALAAGVLIVGLVATGVVAVAQLQGNVTTAPIRASVGGQDDPVEDEPATGAVNILLLGSDARALASDEFGDDDGTQRSDAMVLAHIADDNSRIDAVQLPRDTLMDLPACEDTGRGSSRGGSGMLNSALNLGPACSVAAVEKLTGVRIDHFVQMDFEGFIGMVDALGGIDVCLPEPLQDGHARLDLPAGPQSVDGAQALALARTRHALAEESDIARLGHQQMVLSAIVQKATKSDVLVRPDRLYAFLDAATSSMTVDPGLGALTDLAGLAARLARVPLSDVTFLTMPWTPAPQDRNRVVPAADATVVFQAIRDDVPIELAADAPPAEEEAPDAAVRATPLTVSNGAGVGGLAGRVADDVRALGYTVQGLSNAERTETTVIVAGEDAEAQATAASLVADLGGGIEVRTGSGSGVQLVLGADFPDRAAEVHVPPRPVDAVSRSADTDLCAA, from the coding sequence GTGAGACGCCCCGAGACCCCGCCTTCGCCCGCCGCCGATTCCGTCGATTCCGCCGCCCCCGCCGCTTCCCTCCCCCGTCGGAGGCGCAGACGCCGGGCGATCGCGCTGGCCGCCGGCGTGCTGATCGTCGGCCTGGTGGCGACCGGCGTCGTGGCGGTCGCCCAGCTGCAGGGCAACGTGACGACCGCGCCGATCCGCGCCTCGGTCGGCGGTCAAGACGATCCGGTCGAGGACGAGCCGGCGACCGGCGCCGTGAACATCCTGCTCCTCGGCTCGGATGCGCGCGCGCTCGCGTCCGACGAGTTCGGCGACGACGACGGCACCCAGCGCAGCGACGCGATGGTGCTCGCGCACATCGCCGACGACAACAGCCGCATCGACGCCGTGCAGCTGCCCCGCGACACGCTCATGGACCTGCCCGCCTGCGAGGACACCGGTCGCGGGTCGTCGAGGGGAGGATCGGGGATGCTGAACTCGGCCTTGAACCTCGGCCCGGCCTGCTCCGTCGCCGCGGTGGAGAAGCTCACGGGAGTGCGCATCGACCACTTCGTGCAGATGGACTTCGAGGGCTTCATCGGGATGGTCGACGCCCTGGGCGGCATCGACGTCTGCCTGCCGGAGCCGCTGCAGGACGGCCACGCGCGTCTCGACCTGCCGGCCGGCCCGCAGTCCGTCGACGGGGCACAGGCTCTGGCGCTCGCCCGCACCAGGCATGCCCTCGCCGAGGAGAGCGACATCGCCCGACTCGGCCATCAGCAGATGGTGCTGTCGGCGATCGTGCAGAAGGCCACCAAGAGCGATGTGCTCGTTCGGCCCGATCGCCTGTACGCGTTCCTCGACGCCGCGACCTCGTCGATGACCGTCGATCCGGGGCTCGGCGCACTGACCGACCTCGCCGGTCTCGCGGCTCGGCTCGCCCGAGTGCCGCTGAGCGACGTCACGTTCCTGACGATGCCGTGGACGCCCGCGCCGCAGGACCGCAACAGGGTCGTGCCGGCCGCAGACGCCACCGTCGTGTTCCAGGCCATCCGGGACGACGTGCCGATCGAGCTGGCTGCCGACGCCCCTCCCGCTGAGGAAGAGGCGCCGGATGCCGCAGTGCGGGCCACACCGCTCACGGTCTCGAACGGCGCCGGCGTCGGCGGGCTCGCCGGCCGTGTCGCCGACGACGTCCGCGCGCTCGGGTACACCGTGCAGGGGCTGTCGAACGCGGAGCGCACCGAGACCACCGTCATCGTCGCCGGGGAGGATGCCGAGGCGCAGGCCACTGCCGCGAGCCTCGTCGCCGACCTCGGCGGGGGCATCGAGGTGCGCACCGGCAGCGGCTCCGGCGTGCAGCTCGTCCTCGGCGCCGACTTCCCCGATCGGGCCGCCGAGGTGCACGTGCCGCCGCGTCCCGTCGACGCGGTCAGCCGGAGCGCCGACACCGACCTGTGCGCGGCGTGA
- a CDS encoding histidinol-phosphate transaminase encodes MTDPILPRIRPAIAALAPYRQGKQAGPDAFKLSSNENPFEPLPSVVEALQHTTPINRYPDATAGRLRERLGARYGVEPDQVHVAAGSVSILHQLILATASVGDEVVYAWRSFEAYPSLPLVAGATGVQVPLTADSRHDLDAMADAVTDRTRAVILCTPNNPTGPIITRAEFTRFLERVPSDVLVILDEAYAEFVTDEDAIDGLAERVFEQHPNVVVLRTFSKAYGLAGLRVGYAIGNEKVLDAARTTGIPLSVTSAAENAAIASLDAESELRERVAVLVERRTRLIDGLRAQGWDVPTSQANFVWLPTGAETDAAAAAFAENDLVVRPFSGDGIRISVGEEASVDRVLAVAAILR; translated from the coding sequence GTGACCGACCCGATCCTCCCGCGCATCCGCCCCGCCATCGCCGCCCTCGCGCCGTACCGGCAGGGCAAGCAGGCCGGGCCCGATGCGTTCAAGCTCTCGAGCAACGAGAACCCCTTCGAGCCGCTCCCGTCGGTCGTCGAGGCTCTGCAGCACACGACGCCGATCAACCGCTACCCCGATGCGACCGCTGGCCGCCTCCGCGAGCGCCTGGGAGCCCGGTACGGAGTCGAGCCCGACCAGGTGCACGTCGCGGCGGGCAGCGTGTCGATCCTGCACCAGCTGATCCTCGCCACGGCCTCCGTCGGCGACGAGGTCGTCTACGCCTGGCGGTCGTTCGAGGCGTACCCGAGTCTGCCGCTCGTCGCGGGCGCGACCGGCGTGCAGGTTCCGCTCACGGCCGACTCCCGCCACGATCTCGATGCGATGGCGGATGCCGTCACCGACCGCACCCGCGCGGTGATCCTGTGCACGCCCAACAACCCCACCGGTCCGATCATCACGCGCGCCGAGTTCACCCGCTTCCTCGAGCGGGTGCCGTCCGACGTGCTCGTGATCCTCGATGAGGCGTACGCCGAGTTCGTCACCGACGAGGACGCGATCGACGGTCTCGCCGAGCGCGTGTTCGAGCAGCATCCGAACGTCGTCGTGCTGCGCACGTTCTCCAAGGCCTACGGCCTCGCCGGCCTGCGGGTCGGCTACGCGATCGGCAACGAGAAGGTCCTCGACGCGGCGCGCACCACCGGCATCCCTCTGTCCGTCACCTCCGCCGCGGAGAACGCCGCGATCGCGAGCCTGGACGCCGAGTCCGAGCTGCGGGAGCGCGTCGCCGTGCTCGTCGAACGCCGCACCCGGCTCATCGACGGTCTGCGGGCGCAGGGGTGGGACGTCCCGACCTCCCAGGCCAACTTCGTCTGGCTCCCAACGGGCGCGGAGACGGATGCCGCGGCTGCCGCGTTCGCCGAGAACGACCTCGTCGTCCGTCCGTTCTCGGGAGACGGCATCCGCATCTCGGTGGGCGAGGAGGCGTCGGTCGACCGCGTGCTGGCCGTCGCCGCCATCCTGCGCTGA
- a CDS encoding alpha-ketoacid dehydrogenase subunit beta: MTLETMPFSKALNAGLRKAMEDDAKVLLMGEDIGKLGGVFRVTEHLQRDFGDRRVLDTPLAESGIVGTAIGLAMTGFRPVIEIQFDGFVFPAFDQITTQLAKLTNRHEGSLSLPIVIRIPYGGHIGAVEHHQESPEAYFTHTPGLRVVSPSTPNDAYWMIQEAIASNDPVIFMEPKSRYWPKGEVELDASAAPLHASRVVRTGTDVTLVGHGAMVTTLLQAAALAESEGTSCEVVDVRSLSPIDYEPILGSVRKTGRMVYAQEAQGFTSLGSEVAATVMERAFYALEAPVLRVSGYDTPFPPAKLEGAYLPDADRILEAVDRSLAY; encoded by the coding sequence ATGACTCTCGAGACGATGCCGTTCAGTAAGGCGTTGAACGCCGGTCTGCGCAAGGCGATGGAGGACGACGCGAAGGTCCTGCTCATGGGCGAGGACATCGGCAAGCTCGGCGGGGTCTTCCGCGTGACCGAGCATCTGCAGCGCGACTTCGGCGACCGCCGGGTGCTCGACACCCCGCTCGCCGAGTCGGGGATCGTCGGCACGGCCATCGGTCTGGCCATGACCGGCTTCCGCCCGGTGATCGAGATCCAGTTCGACGGTTTCGTGTTCCCGGCGTTCGACCAGATCACGACGCAGCTCGCCAAGCTCACCAACCGGCACGAGGGCTCGCTGAGCCTGCCGATCGTGATCCGCATCCCGTACGGCGGCCACATCGGCGCGGTCGAGCATCACCAGGAGAGCCCCGAGGCGTACTTCACGCACACTCCCGGTCTGCGGGTGGTGTCGCCGTCGACGCCGAACGACGCGTACTGGATGATCCAGGAGGCCATCGCGTCGAACGACCCGGTGATCTTCATGGAGCCGAAGAGCCGCTACTGGCCCAAGGGCGAGGTCGAACTGGATGCCTCCGCCGCGCCGCTGCACGCCTCGCGCGTGGTGCGCACCGGAACCGACGTCACACTCGTCGGGCACGGCGCGATGGTCACCACGCTGCTGCAGGCGGCGGCGCTCGCCGAGTCGGAGGGCACGAGCTGCGAGGTCGTCGACGTGCGGTCGCTGTCTCCGATCGACTACGAGCCCATCCTCGGGTCGGTGCGCAAGACCGGGCGCATGGTCTACGCGCAGGAGGCGCAGGGCTTCACGAGCCTCGGCTCCGAGGTGGCGGCGACCGTCATGGAGCGCGCGTTCTACGCGCTCGAAGCCCCGGTGCTCCGGGTGTCGGGGTACGACACCCCCTTCCCGCCCGCGAAGCTCGAGGGCGCATACCTGCCGGATGCCGACCGCATCCTCGAGGCCGTCGACCGGTCCCTGGCCTACTGA
- a CDS encoding dihydrolipoamide acetyltransferase family protein, translating to MSTQNFNLPDVGEGLTEAEIVAWKVAPGDTVAINDVICEIETAKSLVELPSPHAGVVGELLAAEGTTVEVGSPIITFVTDARDDAGPGVIATAEAPAPEEGCGSVLVGYGSGGGATSRRKRPAERPVRSSVGVIAKPPIRKLARDLGVDLTTVAPSGADGEVTRDDVVKHAEQASVFRNIQTPEWGDVREETVPAPQSAPAGLARGLAPAPASDDRTESIPVKGVRKATSSAMVQSAYSAPHVTVWKEIDASRTMELVKRLKASPDYADIRVSPLLIMARAVIWAARRTPLVNAAWIDTEDGAEIAVRHYVNLGIAAATPRGLLVPNIKDAQDLSMKDLARALNRLTLTAREGKTPVADQQHGTITITNIGVFGMDAGTPIINPGESGIVAMGTISQKPWVVDGEVRPRWVTTVAGSFDHRVIDGDGMSRFIADVASVLEEPALLVE from the coding sequence ATGAGCACGCAGAACTTCAACCTCCCGGACGTGGGCGAGGGCCTGACCGAGGCCGAGATCGTCGCGTGGAAGGTCGCCCCGGGTGACACCGTCGCGATCAACGACGTGATCTGCGAGATCGAGACGGCCAAGTCGCTCGTCGAGCTGCCGTCGCCGCACGCGGGGGTCGTCGGTGAGCTACTGGCGGCCGAGGGCACGACGGTCGAGGTCGGATCGCCGATCATCACCTTCGTGACGGATGCTCGCGACGACGCCGGACCCGGTGTGATCGCGACGGCCGAGGCGCCCGCTCCCGAGGAGGGCTGCGGATCCGTGCTCGTCGGCTACGGCTCCGGCGGTGGCGCGACCTCGCGGCGCAAGCGCCCCGCGGAGCGCCCCGTGCGCTCGTCGGTGGGTGTGATCGCGAAGCCGCCGATCCGCAAGCTCGCCCGCGATCTCGGTGTCGACCTGACGACCGTCGCCCCGAGCGGCGCCGACGGCGAGGTCACCCGCGACGACGTCGTGAAGCACGCCGAGCAGGCGAGCGTCTTCCGCAACATCCAGACGCCGGAGTGGGGCGATGTGCGCGAGGAGACCGTGCCGGCGCCGCAGTCCGCCCCGGCCGGGCTGGCCCGCGGATTGGCGCCGGCTCCGGCATCCGACGATCGCACCGAGTCCATCCCGGTGAAGGGCGTGCGCAAGGCGACGTCGTCGGCGATGGTGCAGAGCGCGTATTCGGCGCCGCACGTCACCGTGTGGAAGGAGATCGACGCCTCCCGCACGATGGAGCTCGTCAAGCGTCTGAAGGCGTCGCCCGACTACGCCGACATCCGTGTCTCGCCGCTGCTGATCATGGCTCGCGCGGTCATCTGGGCTGCTCGCCGCACTCCCCTCGTGAACGCCGCGTGGATCGACACCGAGGACGGCGCCGAGATCGCCGTGCGCCACTACGTGAACCTCGGCATCGCCGCGGCCACTCCGCGTGGTCTGCTCGTGCCGAACATCAAGGACGCGCAGGACCTCAGCATGAAGGATCTCGCACGGGCACTGAACCGGCTGACGCTCACGGCCCGCGAGGGCAAGACGCCGGTCGCCGACCAGCAGCACGGCACCATCACCATCACCAACATCGGCGTGTTCGGGATGGATGCCGGGACGCCGATCATCAACCCCGGCGAGTCGGGGATCGTGGCGATGGGCACCATCAGCCAGAAGCCGTGGGTCGTCGACGGCGAGGTGCGTCCGCGCTGGGTCACGACGGTCGCGGGATCCTTCGACCACCGGGTCATCGACGGCGACGGCATGAGCCGCTTCATCGCCGACGTCGCGAGCGTGCTGGAGGAGCCGGCGCTGCTCGTCGAGTGA
- a CDS encoding 2'-5' RNA ligase family protein, whose protein sequence is MQDSEPRRSPSAIELLLDPETESAVRVEWQALADLGVSSLAAHTAPSNRPHITLVARVGLAPVAPEVFAAMTGFPITLGAPLLFGTGERRVLARSVVPTAELLALRDAVLSAAGPGDDAPHTAPGEWMPHVALARRIRVADLPAALERLGEDIHGRAGVVRHWDADAGVTSVLAPATEALTRRAAPAPPARSRRRR, encoded by the coding sequence GTGCAGGATTCCGAGCCGCGGCGCTCCCCCTCAGCGATCGAGCTGCTGCTCGACCCCGAGACCGAGTCCGCCGTGCGCGTCGAGTGGCAGGCACTCGCCGACCTCGGGGTGTCGAGTCTCGCGGCGCACACGGCGCCGAGCAACCGTCCGCACATCACCCTGGTCGCGCGCGTGGGTCTCGCGCCGGTCGCTCCGGAGGTCTTCGCCGCGATGACGGGTTTCCCGATCACGCTCGGGGCTCCGCTGCTCTTCGGGACCGGGGAGCGACGGGTTCTGGCGCGCAGCGTCGTGCCGACCGCGGAGCTGCTCGCGCTCCGGGACGCGGTGCTGTCCGCCGCCGGTCCCGGCGACGACGCGCCGCACACCGCGCCGGGAGAGTGGATGCCGCACGTCGCCCTCGCCCGTCGCATCCGCGTCGCCGACCTGCCCGCCGCGCTCGAGCGCCTCGGCGAGGACATTCACGGACGGGCCGGCGTCGTGCGGCACTGGGACGCGGATGCCGGGGTCACGTCCGTGCTGGCCCCAGCTACCGAGGCACTCACTCGACGAGCAGCGCCGGCTCCTCCAGCACGCTCGCGACGTCGGCGATGA
- a CDS encoding thiamine pyrophosphate-dependent dehydrogenase E1 component subunit alpha, translating to MSTPETPLVRVLDADGSFAPSPAAEQYLPLIEAISDAELEQFYRDMVAIRAIDTQATNLQRQGQLALWPPSRGQEAAQVGSGRAARAQDTIFPSYREHVVARIRGVDPVDIIKLMRGVSHGGWDPTDPKNGNTRLYTLVLGSQTLHAAGFAMGLSFDGRTGTGDPERDEAVIVYYGDGASSQGDVHEAMVFAASYQAPAVFFLQNNHWAISVPVTTQSRVPLVERSAGYGIPSVRVDGNDVLASYAVSRVALDEARAGGGPRAIEAVTYRLGAHTTSDDPTKYRGSDEEESWALRDPIVRMRAFLENRGASAQFFADTDAEAADAAEDLRARTVELGPPSADKMFDHVYSDPHPLIAEQKAWRARYEASFEGGQA from the coding sequence GTGAGTACCCCCGAGACCCCCCTCGTGCGTGTCCTTGACGCCGACGGCAGCTTCGCCCCGAGCCCCGCAGCCGAGCAGTATCTGCCTCTGATCGAGGCGATCAGCGACGCCGAGCTCGAGCAGTTCTACCGAGACATGGTCGCCATCAGGGCGATCGACACCCAGGCGACCAACCTGCAGCGGCAGGGGCAGCTCGCCCTGTGGCCGCCGAGCCGCGGGCAGGAGGCGGCGCAGGTCGGCTCCGGTCGGGCGGCCCGCGCGCAGGACACGATCTTCCCCTCGTACCGCGAGCACGTCGTCGCCCGCATTCGGGGTGTCGACCCCGTCGACATCATCAAGCTCATGCGCGGGGTGTCGCACGGCGGATGGGACCCGACCGACCCGAAGAACGGCAACACCCGGCTCTACACGCTGGTGCTCGGCTCGCAGACCCTGCACGCCGCCGGCTTCGCGATGGGCCTCTCGTTCGACGGACGCACCGGCACCGGCGACCCTGAGCGCGATGAGGCGGTGATCGTCTACTACGGCGACGGTGCCTCCAGCCAGGGCGACGTCCACGAGGCCATGGTCTTTGCCGCGAGCTATCAGGCCCCGGCGGTGTTCTTCCTGCAGAACAACCACTGGGCGATCTCCGTGCCCGTCACGACCCAGTCGCGGGTGCCGCTCGTCGAGCGGAGCGCAGGCTACGGCATCCCGAGCGTCCGGGTCGACGGCAACGACGTGCTCGCCAGCTACGCCGTCTCGCGCGTCGCACTCGACGAGGCGCGCGCCGGCGGCGGACCCCGCGCCATCGAGGCCGTCACCTACCGCCTCGGCGCGCACACCACCAGCGACGACCCCACGAAGTACCGCGGGTCTGACGAGGAGGAGTCGTGGGCGCTCCGCGACCCCATCGTGCGCATGCGCGCGTTCCTCGAGAACCGCGGCGCCTCGGCGCAGTTCTTCGCCGACACGGATGCCGAGGCGGCCGACGCCGCGGAGGATCTGCGTGCTCGCACGGTCGAGCTCGGTCCGCCCAGCGCCGACAAGATGTTCGACCACGTGTACAGCGACCCGCATCCGCTCATCGCCGAGCAGAAGGCGTGGCGCGCCCGCTACGAGGCGTCGTTCGAGGGAGGCCAGGCATGA
- a CDS encoding LysR family transcriptional regulator, translated as MSRPSLGQMEALVALADHASVTVAADELGVSQPSLTRRLQGLEQALGVALLRPSGRGVELTHAGVVAAAAARRALTEVSVIDALAESVRTLAAGSLRITGLPSLISSLAPDLVGPFHLAHPGVTLSMTTEEDPAAVVASLREGRADLALCALDGVPGDLVAVELPSQRFIAVAPDAVGDRPLRELLADSTLVTLPTGTSMRATTEEVCRRLGARPARVVTTTQRDGLVRLALAVGGVTVVPDAFAELAVALGGRCIALDDQPARPIGLLHTADALRNPAVAGLLQTLRG; from the coding sequence ATGTCCCGCCCCTCGCTCGGCCAGATGGAGGCCCTGGTCGCCCTCGCAGACCACGCATCCGTCACCGTCGCGGCCGACGAACTGGGCGTCTCCCAGCCCTCCCTCACCAGACGGCTGCAAGGGCTCGAGCAGGCCCTGGGCGTCGCGCTCCTCCGTCCCTCCGGCCGGGGCGTCGAGCTCACGCACGCAGGAGTGGTGGCAGCCGCCGCGGCCCGCCGCGCGCTCACCGAGGTCTCGGTGATCGATGCGCTCGCCGAATCCGTGCGAACCCTCGCCGCCGGATCCCTCCGCATCACCGGCCTGCCGTCGCTGATCTCGTCGCTGGCTCCCGACCTCGTGGGCCCCTTCCACCTCGCGCACCCCGGCGTGACCCTCAGCATGACGACCGAGGAGGACCCGGCGGCGGTCGTGGCATCGCTCCGCGAGGGACGCGCCGACCTCGCGCTGTGCGCGCTCGACGGCGTGCCGGGCGACCTCGTCGCGGTCGAACTGCCGTCGCAGCGTTTCATCGCGGTCGCTCCGGATGCCGTGGGCGACCGCCCGCTCCGCGAGCTGCTCGCCGATTCGACGCTGGTGACCCTTCCGACGGGCACGTCGATGCGCGCGACGACCGAAGAGGTGTGCCGCCGGCTCGGCGCGCGCCCGGCTCGGGTCGTCACCACGACGCAGCGCGACGGCCTGGTGCGGCTCGCCCTCGCGGTCGGCGGCGTCACGGTCGTCCCCGATGCCTTCGCCGAGCTCGCCGTCGCCCTCGGCGGACGCTGCATCGCCCTCGACGACCAGCCCGCACGGCCCATCGGGCTGCTGCACACCGCCGACGCGCTGCGGAATCCCGCCGTCGCGGGCCTGCTTCAGACGCTGCGGGGCTGA
- a CDS encoding ROK family protein, which translates to MTEASAGLGTGRASVSAVLDFAWTGGEFTATEVMAGTSLTRSTAIDAIDTLVSAQVLRELPNARAAGSYRSGRPARRFVLAPDLGVVIGVDAGDTHLTVTVADVLDRTLVHHRTALDPTQSGRARRDTILGQMARALEEADAVRDDILAICVGVAAPVNRDGISPPHPDGFWERTNPGLAAALSDWARVVEIKNDAQLAAIAEGSSGAAVGCRDYVALLASERFGGGVVVDGHVLRGAHGGVGEGVVFDHIIGVGSAVGLRYALQDQVRAAVESGEIAHDTAIGRLADAEQVDPRVVLMAAASGDADALLAAARVGETLARVVGVLGSMYDPARVVVCGAVAESIEPVLAAAREVLPAQLHLPAPEILASTLGAEVVSIGAVTTARRAARERAVPLLAERRLAALA; encoded by the coding sequence GTGACAGAAGCCAGCGCCGGCCTCGGCACCGGTCGCGCCAGCGTGAGCGCGGTGCTCGACTTCGCCTGGACGGGCGGAGAGTTCACGGCGACCGAGGTCATGGCCGGCACCTCGCTGACCCGCTCGACGGCGATCGACGCGATCGACACGCTCGTCAGCGCGCAGGTGCTGCGCGAGCTGCCCAACGCCAGGGCGGCCGGCAGCTACCGCTCCGGCCGACCGGCGCGGCGCTTCGTGCTCGCGCCCGACCTCGGCGTCGTCATCGGCGTGGACGCGGGCGACACCCACCTCACCGTGACCGTCGCCGACGTGCTCGACCGCACTCTCGTGCATCACCGCACCGCTCTCGACCCCACCCAGTCCGGTCGCGCGAGGCGCGACACGATCCTCGGACAGATGGCGCGGGCGCTCGAGGAGGCGGATGCCGTGCGAGACGACATCCTCGCGATCTGCGTCGGCGTCGCCGCGCCCGTCAACCGCGACGGCATCTCCCCGCCGCACCCGGACGGCTTCTGGGAGCGCACCAATCCGGGCCTCGCCGCCGCCCTGTCCGACTGGGCCCGTGTGGTCGAGATCAAGAACGACGCCCAGCTCGCCGCGATCGCGGAGGGCTCGTCGGGCGCCGCGGTCGGATGCCGTGACTACGTCGCCCTGCTCGCGAGCGAACGGTTCGGCGGCGGCGTCGTGGTCGACGGCCATGTGCTGCGCGGCGCGCACGGCGGCGTCGGCGAGGGCGTGGTCTTCGACCACATCATCGGCGTCGGATCGGCCGTCGGCCTCCGTTACGCCCTGCAGGACCAGGTGCGCGCGGCCGTCGAGAGCGGCGAGATCGCGCACGACACGGCGATCGGCCGACTGGCGGATGCCGAGCAGGTCGACCCGCGGGTCGTGCTGATGGCCGCGGCATCCGGCGATGCCGACGCGCTCCTCGCCGCAGCCCGGGTCGGCGAGACCCTCGCCCGCGTCGTCGGCGTGCTCGGCAGCATGTACGACCCGGCGCGGGTCGTGGTGTGCGGCGCCGTCGCCGAGAGCATCGAACCCGTGCTCGCCGCGGCCCGCGAGGTGCTCCCCGCGCAGCTGCACCTGCCCGCACCCGAGATCCTCGCTTCCACGCTCGGCGCCGAGGTCGTCTCGATCGGCGCGGTCACCACCGCCCGGCGTGCGGCGCGCGAGCGGGCCGTGCCGCTGCTCGCCGAGCGACGACTCGCCGCGCTCGCGTAG